A window from Triticum aestivum cultivar Chinese Spring chromosome 6D, IWGSC CS RefSeq v2.1, whole genome shotgun sequence encodes these proteins:
- the LOC123141986 gene encoding protein PELOTA 1: protein MKLVGKSLARDGPGSVKLLPEVDDDLWDAYNLIAAGDAVEAVTVRKITKSWGRDSERVKLTLEVAVESTDYDKDGSVLRVRGKNLSKNEHVQIGQYHTLEIELRRPFVLRKEAWDWPALDTIHKSCDETAANADLAVLLMQEGLAHLFLVGRSVTATRARVEVPIPRKHGSSSGAVAAYDTALRDFFHRVLAAFVHHVDFGLVQCVVIASPGFTKDQFRDYMLLEAARRGDLRAITEHKARIVLAPAPSGYPHSLKDVLAAPTVMSLIKDTRAAQEVPALQEFFAMIAKDSARACYGPKHVEVAHERLAIQTLLLTDTWFRNPDVAARRKCVDLAESVKKIGGKVCVLSSMHVSGDQLEQLTGIAAVLRFPMPDLDDIEM, encoded by the coding sequence ATGAAGCTCGTCGGAAAAAGCCTCGCCCGAGACGGGCCCGGCTCCGTTAAGCTGCTACCGGAGGTGGATGATGACCTGTGGGACGCGTACAACCTCATCGCCGCCGGCGACGCCGTCGAGGCCGTCACGGTCCGGAAGATCACCAAGTCCTGGGGCCGCGACTCGGAGCGCGTGAAGCTGACTCTCGAGGTCGCGGTCGAGTCCACGGACTACGATAAGGACGGCTCCGTCCTACGCGTCCGCGGCAAGAACCTTAGCAAGAACGAGCACGTCCAGATCGGCCAGTACCATACCCTGGAAATCGAGCTGCGGAGGCCCTTCGTCCTCCGCAAGGAGGCCTGGGACTGGCCGGCGCTCGACACCATCCACAAATCCTGCGACGAGACTGCCGCCAAcgccgacctcgccgtgctcctcATGCAGGAAGGCCTCGCCCACCTCTTCCTCGTCGGCCGGAGCGTCACGGCCACCAGAGCGCGCGTCGAGGTGCCCATCCCCAGGAAGCACGGCTCCAGCTCCGGCGCCGTCGCCGCGTACGACACCGCCCTCAGGGACTTCTTCCACCGCGTCCTGGCCGCCTTCGTGCACCACGTCGACTTCGGCCTCGTCCAGTGCGTGGTGATCGCGAGCCCGGGCTTCACCAAGGACCAGTTCCGCGACTACATGCTCCTGGAGGCCGCGCGGCGAGGGGACCTGCGCGCCATCACGGAGCACAAGGCGCGCATCGTCCTCGCGCCCGCGCCCTCGGGCTACCCGCACAGCCTCAAGGACGTCCTCGCCGCCCCGACCGTCATGTCGCTGATAAAGGACACGAGGGCAGCGCAGGAGGTGCCGGCGCTGCAGGAGTTCTTCGCCATGATCGCCAAGGACTCGGCACGGGCTTGCTACGGGCCCAAGCACGTCGAGGTCGCGCATGAACGCCTCGCCATCCAGACTCTCCTGCTCACGGACACTTGGTTCCGGAACCCCGACGTTGCTGCTAGGCGCAAATGCGTCGATTTGGCCGAATCGGTGAAGAAGATCGGTGGCAAAGTGTGCGTCTTATCGTCCATGCATGTCTCTGGTGATCAGCTCGAGCAGCTCACGGGGATAGCCGCGGTTCTTCGTTTTCCCATGCCTGATCTCGACGACATCGAGATGTGA